In Entelurus aequoreus isolate RoL-2023_Sb linkage group LG13, RoL_Eaeq_v1.1, whole genome shotgun sequence, a genomic segment contains:
- the LOC133663899 gene encoding NAD-dependent protein deacetylase sirtuin-2-like: protein MSDASGPPNKKEEEDTTSEPEEQSDDSSEEEAVGNSEMDFLRNLFSRSLGLGSTEKVLDDLTLEGVAQYILSGKCKNIICLAGAGISTSAGIPDFRSPGTGLYANLQKYNLPYPEAIFQLDYFKKHPEPFFALAKELFPGEFRPTVCHYFMKLLKDKGLLKRCYTQNIDTLERVAGLKGGDLIEAHGTFHKSHCVKFTCRKEYDLDWMKEQIFSDDIPKCEKCNSLVKPDIIFFGESLPVRFFTSMKTDFPRCDLLIIMGTSLQVQPFASLVNRVSKTCPRLLINMEKAGQSDPMLGMLGFGGGMDFDSDNAYRDVAHISTCDDGCMALAELLGWKAELEELVKREHARIDAQDVEGKSSQSQGASSSSVAPESK from the exons ATGTCTGATGCATCAG GACCTCCTaataaaaaggaagaagaagacacTACATCTGAGCCAGAG GAGCAATCCGACGACAGCAGTGAAGAGGAAGCAGTTGGAAACTCAGAGA TGGACTTCCTGCGGAATTTGTTTTCTCGCTCTTTGGGCCTTGGCTCAACAGAAAAGGTTTTGGATGATTTGACTTTGGAAGGAGTTGCGCAATACATTCTAAGTGGCAAAT GTAAAAATATCATCTGCTTGGCTGGTGCAGGCATATCTACAT CGGCTGGGATTCCCGATTTTCGCTCACCCGGTACTGGCCTGTATGCAAACCTGCAGAAATATAACCTTCCATACCCAGAGGCCATCTTCCAGTTAGATTACTTTAAG AAACATCCAGAGCCCTTCTTTGCCTTGGCCAAGGAGCTTTTCCCTGGAGAATTCAGG CCGACCGTCTGTCACTACTTCATGAAGCTGCTGAAAGACAAGGGTCTTCTCAAACGCTGCTACACGCAG AATATCGACACACTGGAGCGTGTGGCCGGGCTTAAGGGTGGCGATCTGATTGAAGCTCACGGAACGTTTCACAAGTCCCACTGCGTCAAATTCACCTGCCGCAAAGAGTACGACCTGGACTGGATGAAAG AACAAATCTTTTCGGATGACATTCCAAAATGTGAGAAATGCAACAGTCTGGTCAAACCAG ATATCATCTTCTTTGGAGAGAGCTTGCCTGTGCGGTTCTTTACCTCGATGAAGACG GACTTCCCCCGCTGTGATCTTCTCATCATTATGGGCACGTCTCTGCAGGTGCAACCTTTTGCAAGTCTGGTCAACAG GGTTTCCAAAACCTGCCCCAGGTTGCTCATCAACATGGAAAAAGCCGGCCAG TCTGACCCTATGCTAGGTATGCTGGGTTTTGGAGGAGGGATGGACTTTGACTCAGATAATGCTTACAG AGATGTCGCTCATATCAGTACATGCGATGACGGCTGTATGGCACTAGCTGAGCTGCTGGGATGGAAG GCTGAGCTGGAAGAATTAGTCAAGCGAGAGCATGCCAGAATCGACGCTCAGGACGTGGAAGGAAAGTCGAGCCAGAGCCAAGGAGCAAGCTCTTCTTCAGTGGCACCAGAGTCCAAATAA